A genomic stretch from bacterium includes:
- a CDS encoding isoprenylcysteine carboxylmethyltransferase family protein, translated as MKIKMSICKWTYRNRGILVSPPLLFAIFSFFDEIEVDYLIWPLGISIFLLGLLLRIWAQEHIHYRLKTEGHLTTTGPYTSIRNPIYLGNTLICVSATILSELLWLVPITIIWCGIVYSLVVRYEEENLLELYGEQYHKYMSEVPRWFPHSFKNAKNLMFKNEYLSASLIAEIQCLFALLPPILKEIISFWINH; from the coding sequence ATGAAAATAAAAATGTCAATTTGTAAATGGACTTATAGAAATAGAGGCATTTTAGTTAGTCCTCCACTATTATTTGCAATTTTTTCTTTTTTTGATGAGATTGAAGTTGATTATTTAATCTGGCCACTTGGTATTTCAATTTTTCTTTTAGGACTTTTACTTCGCATCTGGGCACAGGAACATATACATTATCGTTTGAAAACAGAAGGTCATTTAACTACCACAGGCCCATATACTTCTATCAGAAATCCTATTTATTTAGGTAATACTTTAATTTGTGTCAGTGCAACTATTTTATCAGAACTTTTATGGCTTGTTCCTATTACAATTATATGGTGTGGAATTGTTTATTCCCTTGTTGTTAGATATGAAGAAGAAAATTTATTAGAATTGTATGGAGAACAATATCATAAATATATGTCAGAAGTTCCACGATGGTTCCCTCACTCATTTAAAAACGCTAAAAATTTGATGTTTAAAAATGAATATCTAAGTGCTTCCTTAATTGCAGAAATTCAATGTCTATTTGCTTTATTGCCACCAATTTTAAAGGAAATAATATCTTTCTGGATAAATCATTAA
- a CDS encoding slipin family protein, with protein MMGWIILGVFVFILLANSIKVVNEYERGVIFRLGRLVGARGPGLFFLIPIIERMVKISLRIITFDVTPQEVMTKDNVPIKVNAVVYFRVMDPNKAIVEVENYQMATMQIAQTTLRGIVGQHELDEILAEREKINQRLQQIIDEQTDPWGIKVSIVEIKEVELPDTMKRAMARQAEVERERRARVINAEGELQASEKLKQAAEVLSQSPVAVQLRFFQTASEIAAEKNSTLVFPIPLEFLKYLEKKNE; from the coding sequence ATGATGGGATGGATAATTTTAGGTGTTTTTGTATTTATTTTGCTTGCGAATTCAATTAAAGTTGTTAATGAATATGAAAGAGGAGTTATTTTTCGTCTTGGACGACTTGTTGGAGCAAGAGGGCCTGGTCTTTTTTTCCTTATTCCTATTATTGAAAGAATGGTAAAAATTAGTTTGAGAATAATAACATTTGATGTAACTCCACAGGAAGTTATGACAAAAGACAATGTTCCAATAAAAGTAAATGCAGTTGTTTATTTCAGAGTTATGGACCCAAATAAGGCAATTGTAGAAGTTGAAAATTATCAAATGGCAACAATGCAGATAGCACAAACAACTTTAAGAGGAATTGTAGGACAACACGAGTTAGATGAAATTCTTGCAGAAAGGGAAAAAATAAATCAACGACTACAACAGATAATAGATGAACAAACAGACCCATGGGGAATAAAAGTAAGTATTGTAGAAATAAAAGAAGTAGAACTTCCTGATACTATGAAAAGAGCAATGGCAAGACAGGCAGAAGTTGAAAGAGAAAGAAGAGCAAGAGTTATAAACGCAGAAGGTGAATTACAGGCATCAGAAAAACTAAAACAGGCAGCAGAAGTTTTATCTCAAAGTCCAGTGGCAGTGCAGTTAAGGTTTTTCCAGACAGCATCAGAAATAGCAGCAGAAAAAAATTCTACCCTTGTTTTTCCAATACCACTTGAATTTCTAAAGTATCTTGAAAAAAAGAATGAATGA